The stretch of DNA ATTGGGAAGAACTGTGGGCAGGGCTTTATCAGCCAAGTTCTTGGAGTTCCAAATTATGGCTCAATACCACAGAATATGGTATGTGCTTGCTCTGCACATCAATCATGCATACAGTGCTGCAGAATATAATttgcatgaaaattaaaatacactaCTCAGATACTAGCCCTCTAGTGGTATAGATCCAGATCCaagggaagaaataatttctgttacCTCTTGAAGTTTCTTCTCATGAAGACACAGTAGGAAGAGGCTGACAATGATTGAGTTTCTCAGACCTGTGGGAGCAGAGTAACAATGCTTGCAAATAGTGAGAACAGTAGGTTATTGGAAAATCCTTTTGTTTCTGCAACAAAATGGGAATCAATCACAGCTCAGTCATCACCATTCTGACAGCTAATTGCTGATAGCAGTTTATTGCTCTTGACTATTTCAAGCCCCTTCAAAGAACACAAGACTGAAACTATACATCACAAAACATATCtgtctggggggggggggggggggttataCCTAATGAGTTGGGTTAGTTTAAGTGTTccttttactgtttttctgaaaaatacccTGTTTATATTAATGAAACCCTTTGGCTTTTAGACACATCTCCCAGAACTTGAAACAGCAGAATCCATCAGAACACGAGCTTTCATTGCTTGGCTGAGAGAACAGAGACCTTTCTTTCCTATACTATATATAATAAAGTAAGTGTTTTTTAACAggttctttgtttcttcagcaaCCTGTTAACAGTACGTACCTGGATATCATATACTGAACTTTGTTTATGGAATTCTTAACAATAGTGTGTGCTGTGCCTGACAGATTTCACTACAGATAGGACATATGAGTTGTCTCCAATTAGATTTTCAAAAGACTAAAAAAGACTAAATGTCACAGAAGAATCTTTAGGTAATGTCAGATAAATGAAGTAAATACTGGTAAGAGTACTTATTAGGATTAATTACTGCTAAGGGCTATTTGAGATCCTCTTTTCATATATCCTTAAGCTCTTGAAATGTCTTGCCATTTGACTTGGAACTTTATTAAAGCATGGTAGCCTGTGGCAAATGTTTATTCCACTCacttatatttctgtttttaagggATGAGAGTCCACTGAAATCaagttttctgcaaaatatgATTGAAGACAGAACAGAATCAGCCTTATCATACTATGAATTCCTCCTCCATATACAGCAGCAAGTGAATAAATGAAACACAAGCCTTTGCTTACTTCTTTAAGAAAAGATTTTGCAGTAAAGAATGATTGTGCTTATAATATCTTCATTAAATCTGTGGCCTGAGGCAGTTGATGAGAAGTTCTCACTGTGATTTCAACGAACTAAAGCAAATAAAGGACCACATCTGAGAATCAAATGGGCAACTACATATTGTACCTTAAAATCAAACTGTTGGAACTGGTTGAGCACCTTTAATTTGCTGCAAATTGTGTTTTTACTGTAAGTAGTTGCAGCATGAAGTACATTTACAAAGGCAATACTGAAAAGGTGAAAtacattttgtaaaataaagagTTCTTTGTTGTTCAAAATGTAtatttctgtaacttttttttttttttttttttgctgctagATACAAAAACCTCACAATGCTGATCATGATTTGCAGGGAAATTCTTTCTAAGTGCATCCAGTGATGACAGACAGAGCATCTCAATGTTCAACTTAATGCTTAAAATAGCAATGAAAGAAGTGTTCATTGTGAAATGAACAAATGCTTGTGAAGTGTACAATCCAGTGCTTGGATTGGATTATGGCTAATAGGACTAAAGGTAAGCTTAACCTGGATAAGGTGGCTGAATTTGTTGAAGCTTTTAATAAGTCAgtattctaattttaaaaacagtgggAAAGAGTGGGCTCTACATGatgagacattttaaaaagtcattggCTGAGTTGGCAGCAAAAGTAGACTTAGATGGtaagctttgcttttcttcagtaaaaggaatagttttaatttcaatttatgAATGGTGTGGGAGGGGAAGAGCAAGGAAGGTTTTCtcagattttgtttggtttatgtGCAGTGGACTTTTGGCTCTTGTTTACATTAAGTGAATGTTGGGTCCCTCAGATCTGGTGTGTTTCTGAAGCAAGTTTGttggcagcacttcagactAACAAATGTTAGCCTGCAACACTGAATATTCTGACATTAAAATTGGTAATTATTTTTccaataaaattattatatttcatttgaaaatttgCATATGGCTGCAGACGTGCCTGAAGttttcaaacagatttttttgctgCAAATGTGTAGTGAATGCAGGTCCAAGGGCAGTGTGCATCAAGTAAAAGCTTTAAATATACTCTCAGATCCTGCCAGAGCTACAGATCAAAGCTGACATCGGacttgaaacaaaaatttatatacaaaaagtatttaaataattttatagaaGTGTATTGATAATTCTGTTTTCAAGATTAAGCTATCATTGATGGCTACCAATGTAAAGAGTATTTAAGTTACTTTATTCCAATACCTGTGGAAGTGTTGCATATGGAATAAacttggtttgcttttttatttaatagtaaACCTAAAGGTCTTGCAAAACCTACTTTCTGGGGCAACTTGAAGAGGTAAAACACTTGAGGGGTCAAATATACTGTGCTTAAGACATTTGGAGATCCAAATGTCAGTAGGGTCAACATTTAGGTGAACATTTGCTCCCATTTCAGGCTGTAGATGCCTGTGATTGTCAGTAGTGGCCTTACTTTAGGGGAGGACTTCCTTGGGACAAATTGTTGTTGAGCACAAGAAGCTGAAGTTCAGAACAGTGGctaaaacaacataaaaagaTTATTATAGAACCAATTTAAGATTCCCTGTCTGCTGCCGCTGTAGCAAACAGGAATATATTTACTTGAACTGCTTTTCAGAGAATTGCACAGTTTCTAGTCATAGTGAAGAGGTGTCTTAAGTTTTGacagtctgcttttttttttcccctggggagggggaaaggggtCTGTTCATTTAAATCATAAATGGAACCTCTGCACTTGCATAGGTTCTGCCCTAAACCTTGTGTTTTGGGTATATTATCATTCAGATTTTTAATTGAAAGCCATCCTTGCATCAAATAGCCCCCCAAAGTCTGTTTCTTAGATGACTGTATTTTGCTACTATATCCAATttttgaagaaacaaaattactgGGGATGGCCTCCTTGCTTTATGTACACCAGACTAATGGCTCAAGATCTCAGTCTTTGTGGCAGTAAACAAGTTTGAATTTGAGTCCCTAAGTTTTACAGAGCAAAACATGATACATGAGTCAGATGAACCCTCTTGGCATTTTCTTCACTTTGGAAGAAATTCTGTATTGAACTTTGGTGGAGTAAGGCCTGCTTGGTTCACTTGTACTGCTGTAATGGCAGTACAGGGAACGAGAACACACATACTACTTGTGATTGCTTTTTTTACATACAATTGAAAAATGAGGACACTGAAGATGGACTGCAAAAGTAGGCAAGAGTGGTTTGGTACTTAGATCTCAGCGTGACAACTCTACCACTGCAAGTATGTGGTAGAGGTGTGTCTCTCTTTGTAGTCAAACACTTCTTTGAAAAACTATTTGTGTATTTGACACATTAGCGTTCAGCCAACATTACTACCATCCATTTTACTTtgctttcattattattttttaattaatatatttgagTCTAAGTCCACATAGACTGTGTTGCGATAATTAGAATGATTCACTTTTATTTAGagttaatttcttaatttaatcAAAGATGCAGAATGGCTGTTAAGGGACcattaaatgtgattttaagGTTCTGTTTACTATTCTGGATGTAATCCTTATAgtgaatttaattttgtaaagTAGTGTATAATATTGTAATATTAAATCTTTGTTCTCTGAACTCAAAGATTTGATCTTCAGTATGAAGCTATAAATCTTTCCCCTTCTGAATTTGAGACAGGATTTACTTGTCCTTCTTTTTACAATTTgtaattttcactgttttattcCTGTAAAAAGTCATTTATAACACATGCAAATGCTTATTTTATCTGTGCTAATTTATCAGATTTGGCTACtcaataaaattaattgaaagaaGTCATGCCAGTCCATCACTGCTTTCTTATAAATAAAAGTAGAACAGTGTATTTAATCAATTGAGATAAATACCATGCTGGTCACAGGAGTCCAGCTGGTGATGGTTGGAATTTAGCCTTCAGCAGCATTCCAAGATGGTGatcaattttattttaggtAATCCTGTATCTTCATTTAACATCCCAttatttcagcagctttttttgTGAATTCCATCTTAATGCATGCAAATTTTTTTGAATTgttgtcactgctgcctctAGCCCATCATAAAGGAGTTAAGGCATGAGCTTGGTAGTCTGACTTCTGTGTCTAACTGGCTTTAAATACAGAATTCTCTCAATCAGTATTGTAGAAATATTAATTGGACTTGtcagctgtgttttttttcccccaatacACGTAacactgtcctgctgctgctgctgaactccACCACTCCTATTGTGGCGTGGGGATCAGCCGGCACCTGTCCTGGCACTGGGTTTTGGAATTCCAGGCTCTCACAGGTGAGTCCTGTTCCTATGGCAGTGCCTCCGGCCTGGGGAGCGAAGCTGTTCGGTGCCAGGGCTGTCGAAGGCAGTGGTGATGGCAGCCCTCTGTTTAATTTGGTTTGGCCGTGCTTTGCCAGGGGGTGTGTAGGTAAGGGAAGAGTAACGCAGAGAGACGCGTAACGGACTTGGAGCGTACATAAAGACGAACGTTACGCTGACGATCTTAGTGGAAAGAAGTCAATACGCTCCCTGTTCTATAAGGCGAGTAGCTCTGGCGGCCTCGAGAGGTGCTCGTCTGTCGGGGTTTCCTCAGTGTGCAGCGTCAGTCCCGCAGCGGTGCGGTGCCAGGGTCGGCGGCGGTTCTCTGTGCGCAGCGGGGACGGCCCCCGCCCCGCCTCGGGGTGCCGCCGTCACCCGGCTCCCCCCGGCCGCACCACCGCTCCGTCCTGGCCTCACGCCGCTGCCCCTTGCTCCCTGACGTCACTTCTGAGGCCGGGGCGGCCATCTTGAATGCGGGCGCCGCGCCGTCAGAGAGGGGAGCGGGGAGCGCCCTCCCAGCGCGGCCCGCCCTTCTCCTGCCCCTACGCAAAATGGCGGCGCCCGCTTCAGCGGCTGGAGGCGGGCGGCGCCGGCGCCTGCGCGCTGGGCGGGGTGGGCCGGTGGTGGCGGGCCTGCGGTGCCGGGCATGGCGGACGGCGGCGCGGGAGCGGCGCTCACACCGCCGGGTCCCCCCGCAGGGCTCTCGGCGTCCCAGCGCCGCGCAGAGCTGCGCCGCAGGAAGCTGCTCATGAACTCGGAGGAGCGGATCAACCGCATCATGGGCTTCCACCGGCCCGCGGCGGCCAAGGGTGAGCCCGTAGCGCGTGCGGCGGGGCTGTGTGAGGGCTCCGGGGCTGCGGTGACGCCTCGGCCTCTCCGGCCGTGACCGCTGCCCGTGGTCTCCTGGTGAGCAGGAGCGGCTGGCTCTCCGGTCTCTCAGTGCCGCCTTCGTTCGCAGGGATGCTTCCAGCGGCACAACCTGCCTTGCTCCGCGAGGGACCCGCCCATACAATCCCTGTGCCGTCACAAGGTCGGCACTTGGGTCCGTCACGGTCCCTAGACAGTGAGCATACAAGCTGTCATTTCACTGcaagtaggtttttttttttagttgaaaaAACGATGAGGCTCCCCCATGATTTTAGTCAGTAGCTGCTGGCTTTCATAGCTGGCTTTTTATAGCAAAGTTATCTCACACTTGGTTAGTGACATAGACGTTTGTGGTTGGCATGTAGAATTTTCTTGACGATCCCTATCCTAGGTAGCTCAGTTATGTCTCCGTACATTCTTCAAGTGGGTTGTCTTATCAGAAAAGAGTTCTCAGATTTCAGTTTACAGGGATGTCCACGAGCCATCAATCAGTCTGATGTAACACTGAAAAGCGTTACAAGAAGTGTTAGTTCTTGCTGTCTGGTAGGACCAGACGCGTTCTTGATTTGGCTTTTGTTCTCTGCCATCACCACCTCCCTCTCTGTGAGATGGGTCTTCAGGTTTGATAGAGAGCAGGTTAACAATGCCCTGCCTCTGACAGGAGACAGCAAGCTAAAGTGCACTTCTGTTGTCTGCTTATTTATCAGGTGTTAGTGCTCTTCTGGTTGATTCACTTTCTGCAAatacttgtctttttttttttttttaatatcagtccatgtgtttggatttttctgCTTGTGCGTGCAGTGCTGTTACTTAAGGAAGTTCAGTATTTTGATTTCTCCATTTCTGACTGACAGCTTCAACTTCTGACCTACATTGCACAGCTTTATGTCTTGTGTCTGTTCCATGAAGAATGCCCTCTTTAATCATAAATCTGTCTTTTCTCTTGGGAAGCAGAGACCCAGGTTCCTGATCCAGTGTAGCTGAAGTGCTGTTCCACATACTCACTGAGCATaactctgtatttttatttttcttcttagatGATGAAATTCACACAGAATTAAAGCTTCAGCACGAGCAAGATAAATCAAACTCCCTTCCCATTCCTTCAGTTTCCAAGCGGATTGTGCTTGGTGATTCTGTGTGTAATGTGGCAGGCTCAACTGACCACGCAGGCAGCatggcagagctcagagggGACAAGGACTTGTTTGGTAAAACCCCAGAGCTGGTCACCGAGGGGACAGGCGAGCTCCGTCACCGTCACAGTCACAGGGGAGATTTGCCCTCTGAGGCTGCACCTCGGCCACCGAGACACGGCTTGGAGCAGTACCTGTCCAGGTTTGATGAAGCTCTGAAACTGAGGAACCAGCTGATGAGTGAGAAGCCACGCCAGGAGAATGGGAATGCGGCAGAGGAGTTTGACTCTTTCCGCATTTTCAGATTAGTGGGATGTGCTCTGCTTGCCATCATGGTCAGGGCGTTTGTGTGCAAGTACCTGGTGAGTTCAGGGACACGATCCTGCTGGTTGGTGCAAATTATTGGGAAATACCTGGGGCTGAAGTCTATCAGTAATGACCAAGCTGGGAACTTCAAGCATTCTTTACATTTccaaaaattgtaaaaaaatctttaaaaatgctgaattctATGAGATTAATCTGCTACCAACATAGCCACTGTGTAACCACTGAAAGCAGCACGTTTGGTCTGTTGTATTTCAGGAGCAGATACACTGGATAGTTGTTGCAGCTTAAGTCCCCTGCAAGTTTATTCCCGTCTTGGTGATCATATGAGTCAGCTGCTCCTCTAGTTCAGCGTCCATAAAAGAATAATAGAGTAAGAATAGAGTTCTCATCtgtggaagtgtccaaggccaggttggatggagcttgaagcaacctggtctCGTGGAAAGTATCCCTGCCCGTGGAAGGGGCAATGAGATGGCCTTGGAATGAGATGGCCTTCTAGGTcactttcaacccaaaccattctgtgattctaagaaTAATAGTTGTACCAAGATAAGTCGATCCTACTCATTTATCAGCCTGTGAAAAGTAGTTCCTCAGTATTCCCAGTGCCTGCCTGAACAGCACAGGGGTGTGAGACAGGTACAGCTGTTGAGCTTCTGGATCCCTGGGCTGAGTTTTACACTCTGCTGTTCTCTTCTGCCATTTCAGTTCTTCATGCTCAAAGAATATAGGGCAGAACCTTATTTTTGACATGTAATGTGTCTACCTAGATTTGTAGTGTTCGAGAACAATGTTGCTGTTCCACAAATTAATCTTTATctgctaattttcttttattacttAGGAAGCATTAAATCTTTGTGTTTCTTAGCGATTCTGACCaagttaatttttatatattcttttctgttccttcagTCAATATTTGCACCATTTCTTACTCTACAACTTGCTTACATGGGACTGTCCAAGTACTTTccaaaggtaattttttttttcagaattaaataaattttaagtgttttcaATTTAAACTTGTGTTTAGATTGTATTGTTTTAGGACCAGTGCATGTGAAGTATTCTTCTCTTGTTTTAAACTGTAGAGTTGAATGACCAATGCTGATAGTTTATACTAG from Cinclus cinclus chromosome 14, bCinCin1.1, whole genome shotgun sequence encodes:
- the CAMLG gene encoding guided entry of tail-anchored proteins factor CAMLG gives rise to the protein MADGGAGAALTPPGPPAGLSASQRRAELRRRKLLMNSEERINRIMGFHRPAAAKDDEIHTELKLQHEQDKSNSLPIPSVSKRIVLGDSVCNVAGSTDHAGSMAELRGDKDLFGKTPELVTEGTGELRHRHSHRGDLPSEAAPRPPRHGLEQYLSRFDEALKLRNQLMSEKPRQENGNAAEEFDSFRIFRLVGCALLAIMVRAFVCKYLSIFAPFLTLQLAYMGLSKYFPKCEKKVKTTVLTAALLLSGIPAEVISRSMDTYNKMGDVFTDLCVYFFTFIFCHELTLVFGSEVP